The Rubricoccus marinus nucleotide sequence GCGCCGGCTCGCGGACGTGCACCGGGAGTTCGAGCTGGACCCGTTCCCGCTCCACCAGCAACTCGATGGCGCGGTCTGGGACCTGGAAGAGACGCCCATCCAGACCAACCAGGACCTGCTGGACTACTCCGACCTCGTCGCGGGAAGCGTGGGAGCCATCGTGCTTCCGTTCCTCGTCCGCGAGGGCGCGGACCGATCCGAACTGGACCGCCCCGCGCGCGCGCTCGGCGCGGCGATGCAGCTCACCAACATCCTCCGCGACGTTGGCGAGGACATCCGAGAGCTCGGCCGCGTGTACCTCCCAGCCGACGACTTGGCGGCCGCCGGCATCTCGCCAGAGGCGCTCAGTCGCGCCGCATCGGGCGAGACGCCGCTCGGGCCTCTGGCGCCGCGCTACGCCGCGCTCGTCGAGGGGCTGATGGAGCAGGCCGAGGCGTTCTACGACGAAGCGGACCGCGGTATCGCGAGCCTGCGCTTTAACGCCAAATGGGGCATTCGAACCGCGCTGCGCACCTACCGAGAGATCCTCAACGAGGTCCGCGCCCGCGGCTACGACAACCTCACGCAGCGCGCGTGGGTGCCGAAGCGTCGCAAGGTGCGGCTCGCCGTAGCGCCCGGGTACGCGCGCCGGCGCCAGAGGCTGAGGGGGTAGACCTCTGGCGCCAGGGGCTCAGGTCGGGTCGCTCGCCAGAGGCGTGGTGTGTTCGGCCTCTGGCGCATCCACGGCCAGCGCGATGTGGAGGTCCTGAAGCTGCTCCGCGTCCACGATGTCCGGCGCGGACGACATGAGCTCGGTCGCCTGCTGCGTCTTGGGGAACGCGATAACGTCGCGGAGCGAGGGGGCGCCCGTGAGGAGCATGACCATGCGGTCCAGGCCGAGCGCGATGCCGCCGTGGGGCGGGCAGCCGTACTTGAGCGCTTCCAGGAGGAAGCCGAAGCGGCGCTCGGCTTCTTCGTCGCTGATGCCGAGAAGCTCGAACATCCGCGCCTGCACGTCGGGCCGGTGGATACGGATGGATCCGCCGCCGATCTCGGATCCGTTGAGGACCAGGTCGTAGGCGCGGGCGCGGACTTCGCCAGGGGCCGAGTCCAAGAGCGCGAAGTCGTCGGGCGCGGGGCTGGTGAACGGGTGGTGCATCGCGTGGTAGCGGCCGCTCTCCTCGTCCCACTCCAGAAGAGGGAAGTCGGTCACCCAGAGG carries:
- a CDS encoding phytoene/squalene synthase family protein; translated protein: MPGASAAPEAPQAGPRTGPGLGAAPLPPGPLATRAEEDAFLREAFRHHSRTFSFAARLLPRRVRLPVATVYLYCRTVDHLADERAYRIGREAALEEASKMRLDLDVTLAGHPPEGGPDALLWRRLADVHREFELDPFPLHQQLDGAVWDLEETPIQTNQDLLDYSDLVAGSVGAIVLPFLVREGADRSELDRPARALGAAMQLTNILRDVGEDIRELGRVYLPADDLAAAGISPEALSRAASGETPLGPLAPRYAALVEGLMEQAEAFYDEADRGIASLRFNAKWGIRTALRTYREILNEVRARGYDNLTQRAWVPKRRKVRLAVAPGYARRRQRLRG